A stretch of the Ischnura elegans chromosome 5, ioIscEleg1.1, whole genome shotgun sequence genome encodes the following:
- the LOC124159829 gene encoding probable G-protein coupled receptor Mth-like 1 has translation MCIDIYVAFSGMKPMAGNAQERDTKKFRLYVMYAWGIPFVILLITIFMEFFPYLPHWALRPGFKKTCWFREGSKLWYYIIPVGLITTSNVVLFVVTSINIYRISRETRMLKKGDSKRHDQKEDQNRFNLYIKLSIVMGATWAMEIIATIIGGSECYWMFSDMMNILQGLFIFIIFVCKEKVKEMLIKKLCPSLARRQRGNIATSSASSDARSSRNTHLTTASTSVSDSHGGSVGVQRKGF, from the exons ATGTGTATCGACATATACGTGGCATTTAG TGGCATGAAACCCATGGCAGGGAATGCTCAGGAGAGGGATACAAAGAAGTTCCGCTTGTACGTGATGTATGCGTGGGGAATTCCATTCGTCATCCTGTTGATCACCATTTTCATGGAGTTCTTCCCATATCTCCCTCACTGGGCCCTCCGACCAGGATTCAAGAAAACCTGCTGGTTCC GAGAAGGCAGCAAGTTATGGTATTACATAATTCCAGTTGGCCTCATAACGACGAGTAATGTAGTGCTGTTCGTAGTTACGTCCATTAACATTTACAGAATAAGTAGAGAAACGCGAATGCTGAAGAAGGGAGACAGCAAGCGACACGATCAGAAGGAAGACCAAAACAG ATTCAACCTGTACATCAAGCTCAGCATCGTCATGGGAGCTACTTGGGCCATGGAAATCATAGCCACCATTATCGGAGGGTCGGAATGCTACTGGATGTTTTCCGATATGATGAACATCCTTCAAGGCCTcttcatattcatcattttcGTCTGCAAGGAGAAGGTTAAGGAGATGCTTATCAAGAAGCTCTGTCCGAGTTTGGCGAGAAGGCAAAGGGGGAATATTGCCACTTCATCAGCGTCCTCCGATGCCCGGTCATCGAGGAACACGCATCTTACCACCGCATCTACTTCAGTCTCAGATTCTCACGGTGGTTCCGTCGGAGTTCAGAGAAAAGGGTTCTAA
- the LOC124159701 gene encoding uncharacterized protein LOC124159701 codes for MGTYPRSSLAAVEVPVMMDAMTSKLLFWLFFLISAERISSYQDCNSWERNEVSDSIFLPNGTVLDPDGRTLYPLGSYWAELYESSFSVHHCPCSLQGPCLRKCCLKDQVMDYDTHECKVHDDPWPWFRPIVVSDFKGNLGRAENDHFRLVFGKHCEGRFLTHPRDGYGFFLNFTDGTLNLPDRVGEALGPDEFCLEYVPKSEAYLPFLCLEPLEPDMKLLESKCPAWERSEITNPVFMPNGSVWDESMKLLYPLDSYWTDVVNESMVIYGCPCGLEKPCLRKCCGKDEAMEFDQLYCIPYAESRVKTNGRSVDYEISGWFRPNVTSDVDGEVSVASGDHFALIYGNYCWGFPLEPKMYPEDAFFLNFSDGTLNVLKGNLRMGPDEFCMEYYPIVDDYLPYKCFYKLGGTEETKKAINYCYKVRYILYPVAFSVSIFFLFVSLFVYLILPDLRNMHGKCLICHMISALVAFVALAAVQGFGTHFGESVCWASVAPFAPPPKLVQKVQIRVAPFEPAPATRTAFVTCNFRDANSNVAERCRKVQKWQRREQSFFG; via the exons CCTCGCTGCGGTAGAAGTGCCAGTGATGATGGATGCGATGACTTCGAAACTCTTATTCTGGTTATTCTTCTTGATTTCGGCGGAAAGAATATCGAGTTATCAAGATTGCAACTCTTGGGAGAGAAATGAAGTTTCAGATAGTATCTTTCTGCCAAACGGTACGGTATTGGACCCGGATGGACGCACGTTGTACCCTCTTGGGTCTTACTGGGCCGAACTTTACGAAAGCAGTTTCTCCGTTCACCACTGTCCATGCAGTCTGCAAGGTCCATGCTTGAGGAAGTGTTGCCTGAAGGATCAAGTCATGGACTACGATACTCACGAGTGCAAGGTTCACGATGATCCCTGGCCATGGTTCCGCCCTATTGTGGTCTctgattttaaaggaaatttgggcAGGGCTGAAAACGACCACTTCCGTCTCGTATTCGGAAAGCACTGCGAGGGAAGATTTCTGACTCACCCGAGAGATGGCTAcggattttttctcaatttcaccGACGGAACTTTAAACCTTCCGGACCGCGTGGGTGAAGCATTGGGTCCGGATGAATTCTGCCTGGAATACGTGCCGAAGTCTGAGGCGTACTTGCCTTTCCTGTGTCTGGAGCCACTTGAACCTGATATGAAGCTACTGGAGTCTAAGTGTCCGGCTTGGGAAAGGAGCGAGATAACAAACCCTGTCTTCATGCCCAACGGCAGTGTATGGGATGAAAGTATGAAGCTTCTTTACCCCTTAGACTCGTATTGGACAGATGTCGTGAACGAATCCATGGTTATATACGGATGTCCTTGCGGCTTGGAAAAGCCTTGTCTGCGAAAGTGTTGCGGTAAAGATGAAGCGATGGAATTCGACCAGCTTTATTGCATTCCTTACGCAGAATCACGGGTCAAAACGAATGGCAGAAGCGTGGACTACGAAATTTCGGGTTGGTTTCGTCCCAATGTCACCTCTGACGTCGATGGTGAGGTGAGCGTTGCCAGCGGCGATCACTTTGCATTGATCTACGGGAACTACTGCTGGGGTTTTCCGCTGGAGCCTAAGATGTACCCCGAAGACGCATTCTTTTTGAACTTCTCGGACGGAACGCTGAACGTCTTGAAGGGGAATCTCAGGATGGGCCCAGATGAATTCTGTATGGAATATTATCCAATTGTGGATGATTATCTTCCTTACAAGTGCTTCTACAAATTGGGAGGAACAGAAGAGACGAAGAAGGCGATAAACTATTGCTATAAAGTGAGGTATATCCTGTATCCGGTGGCGTTCTCCGTGTCCATTTTCTTCCTCTTCGTCTCATTGTTCGTATACTTGATCCTGCCTGACTTGAGAAACATGCACGGGAAGTGCCTCATTTGCCACATGATCAGTGCACTTGTGGCCTTTGTCGCTCTCGCTGCCGTTCAAGGATTCGGAACTCACTTTGGTGAAAGTGTGTGCTGGGCTTCGG TTGCaccttttgctccacctccgaagctGGTGCAAAAGGTGCAGATAAGAGTTGCACCTTTTGAACCTGCACCCGCGACGCGAACAGCGTTCGTCACGTGCAACTTCCGCGACGCGAACTCAAATGTGGCAGAAAGGTGCAGGAAAGTGCAGAAGtggcagcgacgcgaacaaagcttcTTCGGGTGA